The proteins below are encoded in one region of Triticum aestivum cultivar Chinese Spring chromosome 1B, IWGSC CS RefSeq v2.1, whole genome shotgun sequence:
- the LOC123100072 gene encoding uncharacterized protein has product MAALRVAARRLVGGGQTPAVAVDKAQRRLFPRLSQVGRARSTTSSAAAAADTNLAATKSAKQGCEDREKLMREIHNMREELYEKVSYAERTYSIPGRAGKHINRLREELAVQVDPRPGDSTWRKMRVLDPLDRCMEFATLTFSLYVLMCMAAGRIVELDPDEKQWIQKKRGEARKQSETK; this is encoded by the exons ATGGCGGCGCTTCGAGTCGCGGCGAGGaggctcgtcggcggcggccagACGCCGGCGGTGGCTGTGGACAAGGCGCAGCGCCGGCTCTTCCCGAGGCTCTCCCAGGTCGGCCGGGCTAGGTCCACCACATCCTCCGCTGCTGCTGCCGCGGACACCAATCTGGCGGCGACCAAG TCTGCAAAGCAGGGCTGTGAAGATCGGGAGAAACTCATGAGAGAGATCCATAACATGAGAGAGGAGCTGTATGAAAAGGTTTCGTACGCGGAAAGGACCTACAGTATCCCTGGCAGGGCAGGCAAACATATCAATCGGCTGCGTGAGGAGCTCGCCGTGCAAGTGGATCCTAGACCCGGGGACAGCACATG GCGCAAGATGCGAGTGCTAGATCCACTTGATCGTTGCATGGAATTTGCGACTTTGACCTTCAGCTTGTATGTGCTCATGTGCATGGCCGCTGGTAGGATCGTTGAATTGGATCCAGATGAAAAGCAATGGATCCAGAAGAAAAGAGGGGAGGCGCGCAAGCAAAGTGAAACAAAATGA